The genomic stretch TTCGAGTGAAACGCGTAGAAATTATTATCAAGAGAGCCGACATACACCCTCCCGTCATTCCCCAGCGCGGGATTGGAAAATACAGCATCCTCTGTCAGATAGCTCCAGTTAAGCGCACCATCCGAGTTGAACGCATAGAGATTATCATCCCCAGAGCCGACATACACTTTCCCGTCACTGTCCAGCGCGGGTGAGGAATACACCACACCTCCAGTTATATAACTCCAGTTGAGCGCGCCGTTAGAGTTAAACGCAGAGAGATTATTACCACTATACGCGGTGCCGACATACACCCTCCCGTCGCTCCCCAGCGCGGGTGAGGATAATACATCACCAGCGGTCAGATAACTCCAGTGGAGCGCACCATCCGAGTTGAACGCATAGAGATTATCATCCCCAGAGCCGACATACACTTTCCCGTCACTCCCCAGTGCGGGTGAGGATACCACCCAACTCCCAGTCCGATAGCTCCAGTCGAGTACGGGCAGAGATGGACCTGCATATTCGCTCAGCCCCGTATGCCTCGCATCATGATGGAACATCGGCCAGGGAGTGTCGGCGAGCTGGGCGTGGAGCATTAAGATTGGAAGAAATGCCAGGAGACAAGAGACAAGAACATTACTAAGAACTTTACTTTTCATACCCCCTCCTTGCTGAATGAACTGCCGCTTATGCGGTGACGCTTTGCCACTTGAGCCTACTTCTACTGAGACACCGTCACCGTCTTCTTATCCATCATAATCACATATGGGGTATTCGACGTAAGGTCAGACAATCTCTTTACAGGCGGCCTCCTGCCTGTTTCTATGGCCGCCGCGTAGAAGGTGACCGGCTTCCCCTTCATGGATGCGGGGATTCTGACGGCCGAGTAGATGGTCTTGGAATACGGCGCATCCTTCTTGCGCACGTTCTTGTAGAGCGGCTTGATTCCCTTCTTGATCTTGCCGTTCAGATAGATCGTGTAGACTCCGGCAGGCGTTTCGGCGAGGAGATAGAAGTCGAATGGCTTGGTAATAGCCTGGGTCAATCCGATGCCAAGCACGAAGGGCTGGCCTGCTATCAGCGGCCCCGGATCGATGACCAGTGGCGGTATCGGTGTGGAGGTGGGCGTTGGCGTTTCTGTGGATGTAGGCGTTATAGTCGGTGTATCCGTAATAGTGGAAGTTGGGGTAATCGTCGGTGTCTGAGTAGATGTAGGAGTTATTGTTGGTGTCTGAGTCACGGTGGGAGTATTAGTCGGTGTAGGGGTTGGCGTCCAATCCTCAAAGCAATACAGGTGGTTGTCATCAGAACCGATATAAAGCTGCCCTTCCGAGCTTATTGCGGGGGAGGAGAAGATCCAATCGCCCGTTTTATAGCTCCATGACAGACTCGCGTTGGAATTTACACTGTAGAGGTAATTATCCCTGGAGCCAAAGTACACTTTCCCATCCGAGCCTATTGCCGGGGAGGAGTCGATCCAAATGCTTGTTTGATAGCTCCATGACAGGCTCGCGTTGGAATTTATACTGTAGAGGTAATTATCCCCGGAGCCAAAATACACTTTCCCATCCGAGCCTATTGCCGGGGAGGAGTTGATACTATTGCCTGTTTTATAGCTCCATGACAG from Candidatus Auribacterota bacterium encodes the following:
- a CDS encoding PQQ-binding-like beta-propeller repeat protein, translating into MKIKVIVIVIVFCPLVILSNSNLHAQLADSPWPMFHHDAVHTGQSDYAGPSIPSLAWSYQTGYYIYSSPAIGSDGKVYVGSVDNYLYSINSNASLSWSYKTGNAIYYPSPAIGSDGRVHVSSGDTYFYSINSDASLSWSYKTGDTIFYSSPAIGLDGRVYAGSLDNYLYSINSNGSLSWSYQTSIWIDSSPAIGSDGKVHFGSWDNYLYSVNSNGSLSWSYQTGDCISSSSPALSPDRRVYIGSWDNYLYSINSNASLSWSYKTGNSINSSPAIGSDGKVYFGSGDNYLYSINSNASLSWSYQTSIWIDSSPAIGSDGKVYFGSRDNYLYSVNSNASLSWSYKTGDWIFSSPAISSEGQLYIGSDDNHLYCFEDWTPTPTPTNTPTVTQTPTITPTSTQTPTITPTSTITDTPTITPTSTETPTPTSTPIPPLVIDPGPLIAGQPFVLGIGLTQAITKPFDFYLLAETPAGVYTIYLNGKIKKGIKPLYKNVRKKDAPYSKTIYSAVRIPASMKGKPVTFYAAAIETGRRPPVKRLSDLTSNTPYVIMMDKKTVTVSQ